Proteins from one Erythrolamprus reginae isolate rEryReg1 chromosome 6, rEryReg1.hap1, whole genome shotgun sequence genomic window:
- the LOC139169170 gene encoding olfactory receptor 5V1-like yields MDFRNHTLVSGFVLLGFSNSTPGQVYLILLFLTIYLVTILGNCTIISLILVDSHLHSPMYFFLTHLSFLDVCYSTVTVPKILANLLLQRHTISYNLCFAQMFFLMAFSGSECWLLAIMAYDRYAAICQPLRYSHLMSPHVCMQAAVTIWIWGFLDAAVHTALASKVHFCGNNQIHHIFCDLPPLLKIACGDIHVSQTTLHIATIFAGMAPFFLVVISYFYILASILRIRSKLGRQKAFSTCSSHLLVVILYFGNGLVNYNQPGAGYSLEIDTLISTMYCIIIPMMNPLIYSLRNKEVKGALGKVLERHRKKWDSSRKF; encoded by the coding sequence ATGGATTTCAGAAACCACACTCTTGTTAGTGGGTTTGTTTTGCTGGGGTTCTCCAACAGCACACCTGGCCAGGTCTATCTCATCCTGTTGTTCCTCACCATCTATTTGGTCACCATTCTGGGTAACTGCACGATAATCTCTCTCATCCTAGTGGACTCTCACCTTCACAGTCCTATGTATTTCTTCCTCACCCACTTATCTTTCTTGGATGTCTGCTACTCAACAGTCACAGTCCCCAAGATCCTAGCAAATCTCCTTCTCCAAAGACACACCATCTCCTACAACCTTTGCTTTGCTCAGATGTTCTTCCTCATGGCCTTCTCTGGCTCAGAATGCTGGTTGCTAGCCATCATGGCTTACGACCGCTATGCTGCCATCTGTCAGCCTTTGCGCTACTCACACCTCATGAGTCCACATGTTTGCATGCAAGCAGCTGTGACCATCTGGATCTGGGGCTTCCTGGATGCAGCAGTTCACACAGCCTTGGCTTCCAAAGTACACTTCTGTGGAAATAATCAGATCCACCACATCTTCTGTGACCTCCCACCGCTGTTGAAAATTGCCTGCGGTGACATACACGTGAGCCAGACGACGTTACACATAGCCACCATATTTGCAGGAATGGCCCCTTTCTTTTTGGTGGTCATCTCCTACTTCTACATCCTTGCATCCATCCTGCGTATCCGTTCTAAGTTAGGTAGACAGAAAGCCTTTTCCACTTGCTCTTCTCACTTGCTGGTGGTCATCCTTTACTTCGGGAATGGATTGGTCAACTACAACCAGCCCGGTGCTGGCTACTCCCTGGAGATCGACACCCTGATTTCCAccatgtattgtattattatcccCATGATGAACCCCCTGATCTACAGTCTACGCAACAAGGAGGTGAAAGGGGCCCTGGGGAAGGTCCTGGAAAGACACAGGAAAAAGTGGGATTCTTCTCGGAAGTTCTAA
- the LOC139169171 gene encoding olfactory receptor 5V1-like: MDSNNQTQRTEFIFLPFSRLQSHQVQVSLAFLAAYLVTLLGNFMIITLVLLDSRLHTPMYFFLSQLSCLDICLSSVVVPKILVNLLCQQYTISYNQCLAQAFFLMGFAGCEPILLAIMAYDRYAAICQPLHYAHLMRIKLCVQLFVTIWLWGFMNSAIYTILASRLEFCGNSNVPHIFCDVPPLLKIACSDTWVNELTSHVTSIFVGLGPFLFIIFSYVFILVSIFKIRSNTGRHKAFSTCASHIAVVILYVGNGFLNYNQPSAGYSIETDTLISTSFCIVTPMLNPLIYSLRNKEVKGAMKKVLSCWKRAQYFLNVDVVSMRKKPLAVVVRT; encoded by the coding sequence ATGGATTCCAACAATCAAACACAGAGGACAGAATTTATCTTCCTGCCATTCTCCAGACTTCAGAGCCACCAGGTCCAAGTTTCCTTGGCGTTCCTGGCTGCCTATTTGGTCACCCTGCTGGGCAACTTCATGATCATCACCCTGGTTCTCCTGGATTCCCGTCTCCATACTCCCATGTACTTCTTCCTCAGCCAGCTCTCCTGCTTGGATATCTGCCTTTCTTCAGTGGTGGTGCCAAAGATCCTGGTGAACCTCCTATGCCAACAGTACACCATCTCCTACAACCAGTGCTTGGCACAAGCCTTCTTCCTGATGGGCTTTGCGGGCTGTGAGCCAATACTGCTGGCCATCATGGCCTATGACCGCTATGCTGCCATCTGCCAACCTTTGCACTATGCCCACCTGATGAGGATCAAGTTGTGTGTCCAGCTGTTTGTGACCATCTGGCTCTGGGGATTCATGAACTCAGCAATCTACACTATTCTTGCTTCCAGGTTAGAGTTTTGTGGAAACAGCAATGTTCCTCACATCTTTTGTGATGTTCCTCCATTACTGAAAATTGCCTGCAGTGATACCTGGGTCAACGAATTAACGAGTCACGTCACCAGCATCTTTGTTGGCCTTGGTCCCTTCCTCTTCATCATCTTCTCCTATGTTTTTATTTTGGTCTCTATTTTCAAGATTCGTTCAAACACCGGCAGGCACAAAGCCTTCTCTACTTGTGCATCGCACATTGCTGTGGTAATCCTCTATGTTGGAAATGGGTTCTTGAACTACAACCAGCCCAGTGCTGGCTACTCCATCGAAACTGACACTCTAATCTCCACATCGTTTTGCATTGTCACCCCCATGCTGAACCCTTTGATCTACAGCCTCCGCAACAAGGAGGTGAAAGGAGCCATGAAGAAGGTTCTCAGCTGCTGGAAGAGAGCACAGTACTTTCTCAATGTTGATGTTGTTTCCATGAGAAAAAAACCTCTCGCAGTTGTTGTAAGGACATAA